One Cydia amplana chromosome 18, ilCydAmpl1.1, whole genome shotgun sequence DNA segment encodes these proteins:
- the LOC134656534 gene encoding odorant receptor 10a-like, giving the protein MSIIFVLQICYIRNNISTTSFVIIGHTYITLAMTTIALQRLTMPWMAEYRQVIKEFLEKIHLFHKKDESEYANKIYKYIEKICHIFTVFIHIQLYGGILLFNITPWVKNFKAGMYSSNKPVNATYESALYIYLPFDYLTDIKGHIFITFMSWFGTCIGSTSFCLWHLLLSLIVFHIWGNLKILKHNLDNFPKPANHQMTSNGLSCYTEEESKNISTLLVELVSHHRNIMDFMSKTSSAYSFFLLLNFAFYQIVGCIILLECSKLDSEALGNYGPLTVALFQQLIQISVTFELIGSQSETLIDAVYGLPWECMELKNRKLVLFFLQNVQEPISLKACGMISVGVQTMAAILKTCCSYFIMLRTVTANEEMA; this is encoded by the exons ATGAGCATTATATTTGTTCTTCAGATCTGTTATATAAGAAATAACATAAGCACAACCAGTTTCGTCATAATAGGACATACTTATATAACACTGGCAATGACTACCATTGCTCTG CAAAGACTCACAATGCCATGGATGGCTGAGTATCGGCAAGTGATCAAAGAATTCTTGGAAAAAATTCACCTCTTTCACAAAAAGGATGAATCCGAATATGCTAATAAG atTTATAAATACATCGAAAAAATCTGCCACATCTTTACGGTATTTATTCACATTCAACTGTACGGCGGAATCCTGTTATTTAACATAACTCCTTGGGTTAAGAACTTCAAAGCCGGCATGTATAGCTCTAATAAACCTGTTAATGCTACTTACGAGTCAGCGTTATACATATATCTCCCTTTTGATTATCTTACTGATATTAAAGGACACATCTTTATAACTTTCATGAGCTGGTTTGGAACATGCATAGGTTCCACGTCTTTCTGCTTGTGGCATCTTCTTCTTTCTTTGATTGTGTTTCATATATGGGGTAATCTGAAAATTTTAAAACACAACTTAGATAACTTCCCTAAACCTGCTAATCATCAAATGACAAGTAACGGACTTTCATGCTATACGGAAGAGGAGTCTAAAAACATATCAACATTACTTGTGGAACTCGTGAGTCATCACCGGAATATAATGGA CTTTATGTCAAAGACATCGAGCGCATACAGCTTTTTTCTACTCCTAAATTTCGCATTCTATCAAATAGTgggttgtattattttattggaaTGCTCTAAATTG GACTCCGAAGCTCTAGGGAACTATGGACCTCTAACAGTTGCATTATTTCAGCAATTGATACAGATATCTGTCACATTTGAACTTATTGGGTCTCAg AGTGAAACACTAATCGATGCAGTGTATGGTTTACCCTGGGAGTGTATGGAATTGAAAAACAGAAAACTCGTTTTATTCTTCTTACAAAACGTCCAAGAGCCAATAAGCCTGAAGGCTTGTGGCATGATATCAGTTGGGGTTCAAACTATGGCTGCG ATTTTGAAGACGTgctgttcttattttattatgcttCGTACGGTGACCGCTAATGAAGAAATGGCTTGA